From Alosa sapidissima isolate fAloSap1 chromosome 7, fAloSap1.pri, whole genome shotgun sequence, the proteins below share one genomic window:
- the zgc:86609 gene encoding TMCO1/EMC3 family protein, producing the protein MSGPELLLDSSIRVWVVLPIVFITFFVGVIRHYVTQLLHSDKKVDLEQVSDSQVLLRSRILRENGRYIPKQSFAMRKHYFNDAETGFFKKVKRKVVPKNPMTDPSMVTDMMKGNLTNVLPMIVIGGWINWAFSGFVTTKVPFPLTLRFKPMLQRGIELLSLDASWVSSASWYFLNVFGLRSMYSLILGQDNAADQSRIMQDQMTGAAMAMPPDPNKAFKSEWEALEIVEHKWALENVEEELMAQDLNFRGLFSQELKRPVF; encoded by the exons ATGTCTGGACCAGAGTTGCTTTTGGATTCCAGTATCCGTGTTTGGGTAGTTTTACCAATTGTCTTTATTACTTTTTTCGTTGGAGTTATCCGTCACTATGTCACACAACTTTTGCACAGTGACAAGAAAGTGGATCTTGAACAAGTATCTGACAG TCAAGTATTATTGAGGAGCCGAATACTGAGAGAGAATGGAAGGTACATACCCAAACAG TCATTTGCTATGCGAAAGCATTACTTCAATGATGCAGAAACTGGGTTTTTCAAGAAAGTCAAGAGAAAGGTTGTTCCTAAAAACCCTATGACGG ATCCCAGTATGGTGACAGACATGATGAAAGGAAACTTGACCAATGTACTTCCGATGATAGTGATTGGTGGATGGATAAACTGGGCCTTTTCTGGCTTCGTCACAA CCAAAGTCCCCTTTCCTTTGACCCTGCGGTTCAAACCAATGCTTCAAAGAGGAATTGAGCTGCTGTCACTTGATGCTTCTTG GGTGAGCTCTGCTTCTTGGTACTTCCTCAATGTTTTTGGGTTGCGCAGTATGTACAGTCTCATCCTTGGACAGGACAATG CTGCCGATCAGTCAAGGATCATGCAGGACCAGATGACTGGAGCTGCTATGGCAATGCCTCCTGACCCAAATAAGGCCTTCAAG AGTGAATGGGAGGCTCTGGAGATCGTTGAGCACAAATGGGCCCTGGAGAACGTGGAGGAAGAGCTGATGGCTCAAGACCTTAACTTCCGAGGCCTCTTCAGTCAGGAACTTAAACGCCCTGTCTTCTGA
- the uxt gene encoding protein UXT, translating into MTTGKKNIDQKVLQYETFINEVLKRDLQKVLEQRDDVYEKIAQYLQLKNTIETIQDSGSSDLKTEVDLGCNFYVQAHVPDASKIFVAVGYGFFVEFTHAEALKFIEKKTSQLTAYSEVLTKDSAKIKANIRMVLEGLRELQGLTDLPEARRREVL; encoded by the exons ATGACAACTGGGAAGAAAAACATTGACCAGAAGGTGCTGCAGTATGAAACGTTTATCAACGAGGTGTTGAAAAGAGATTTGCA GAAAGTGTTGGAGCAAAGAGATGATGTGTACGAAAAGATTGCCCAGTATCTTCAGTTAAAAAATACAATTGAAACCATACAG GATTCTGGGAGTAGTGATCTTAAGACAGAGGTGGATCTTGGATGCAATTTCTATGTCCAAGCTCATGT GCCTGATGCCTCAAAAATATTTGTGGCTGTGGGATACGGATTTTTTGTGGAGTTCACACATGCAGAAGCCCTGAAGTTCATTGAGAAGAAGACTAGTCAGCTCACAGC ATATTCAGAGGTGCTAACTAAAGATTCAGCCAAAATTAAGGCAAATATTCGCATGGTACTAGAG GGCCTCCGAGAGCTTCAGGGTTTGACTGATCTTCCTGAGGCAAGGAGAAGAGAGGTCCTGTAG